Proteins encoded in a region of the Candidatus Fusobacterium pullicola genome:
- the pgsA gene encoding CDP-diacylglycerol--glycerol-3-phosphate 3-phosphatidyltransferase, with translation MNLPNKLTFLRLILAVPFIYFLQFSNEGGFTYRAIAFGIFVVASLTDFFDGYLARKHNLITDFGKIMDPLADKVLVISALVIFVDLGYIPSWMSIVVIAREFLISGIRMLAAAKGEVIPAGNLGKYKTTSQMIVILIMMVFGKNPYNFYMMLIPVILTLWSGWEYTSKAKHYFLNSK, from the coding sequence ATGAATTTACCTAATAAATTAACATTTTTAAGACTTATACTTGCTGTACCTTTTATATATTTTCTTCAATTTTCAAATGAGGGAGGATTTACTTATAGGGCAATAGCTTTTGGAATATTTGTAGTGGCTTCACTTACAGACTTCTTTGATGGGTATTTAGCAAGAAAGCATAATTTAATAACAGATTTTGGAAAAATAATGGACCCATTAGCTGATAAAGTCCTTGTGATTTCAGCCCTAGTCATATTTGTTGACCTAGGATATATACCTTCATGGATGTCTATTGTAGTAATAGCTAGAGAGTTTTTAATAAGTGGAATAAGAATGTTAGCTGCAGCTAAGGGAGAGGTTATCCCAGCTGGAAATTTAGGAAAGTATAAGACAACTAGTCAGATGATAGTGATACTTATAATGATGGTATTTGGAAAAAATCCATATAACTTTTATATGATGTTAATACCTGTTATATTGACACTATGGTCTGGATG
- the rimO gene encoding 30S ribosomal protein S12 methylthiotransferase RimO encodes MKLALISLGCSKNLVDSEHYLGILSKRKGMELTSEIPEADIVIVNTCGFIGDAKEESIQTILEVSEFKETGNLKKIIVAGCLAQKYSEEILKELPEVDAVIGTGDVDKIEKVVDEILAGKKAVETKNMTFLANANTDRVLTTAPHTAYLKISEGCNRACTYCIIPQMRGRLRSRSIEDIVEEAKRLVASGVREINLLAQETTEYGIDLYGDKKLAALMKELCKIEGLKWLRTYYMHPEYVTDELIEVMKSEDKICKYFDVPIQHVSDNILRNMARAKNGEQVKSVLNRIRKAIPDATIRTTLIVGFPGETEENFQELKEYVKEFEFDYAGVFKYSREEDTVAYNLPDQVPEEIKERRYAELVNLQSEIAERKNRRFLGQEIEVMIDGVSSESEYLLEGRTRGQALEIDGKVLTTDGTARPGEIVKVKVEQNFEYDFVGPIVENEK; translated from the coding sequence ATGAAATTAGCTTTAATTAGCTTAGGATGTAGTAAAAACTTAGTAGATAGTGAGCACTATTTAGGAATTTTATCTAAAAGAAAAGGGATGGAACTTACTAGTGAGATACCAGAAGCTGACATAGTTATAGTTAATACTTGTGGATTTATTGGAGATGCTAAGGAAGAATCTATTCAAACTATCTTAGAAGTTAGTGAATTTAAAGAAACTGGAAATTTAAAAAAGATAATAGTAGCTGGATGCCTTGCTCAAAAATATTCGGAAGAGATCTTAAAGGAACTTCCTGAAGTAGATGCTGTAATAGGAACTGGTGATGTAGATAAGATAGAGAAAGTTGTAGATGAGATTCTAGCAGGAAAAAAGGCAGTTGAAACAAAAAATATGACATTCTTAGCAAATGCTAATACTGATAGAGTTTTAACTACTGCTCCTCATACAGCTTACTTAAAAATATCTGAAGGATGTAACAGAGCTTGTACTTACTGTATAATTCCACAGATGAGAGGAAGACTAAGAAGTAGAAGTATAGAGGATATAGTAGAAGAGGCAAAAAGATTAGTTGCTTCTGGAGTAAGAGAGATAAACCTACTTGCTCAAGAGACTACTGAGTACGGAATAGATCTATACGGAGATAAAAAACTTGCGGCTCTAATGAAAGAGTTATGTAAAATAGAGGGGCTAAAATGGCTTAGAACTTATTATATGCACCCTGAATATGTTACAGATGAACTTATAGAGGTTATGAAATCAGAAGATAAGATTTGTAAGTATTTTGATGTACCTATCCAACACGTTTCTGATAATATTTTAAGAAACATGGCTAGAGCAAAAAATGGAGAGCAAGTAAAAAGCGTTCTGAATAGAATCAGAAAAGCTATTCCAGATGCTACTATCAGAACAACTCTTATTGTTGGGTTCCCAGGAGAAACAGAGGAGAATTTCCAAGAGTTAAAAGAGTATGTAAAAGAGTTTGAATTTGATTATGCTGGAGTTTTTAAATACTCAAGAGAAGAGGACACTGTAGCTTATAACTTACCAGACCAAGTACCTGAAGAGATAAAAGAGAGAAGATATGCTGAACTTGTAAATTTACAAAGTGAGATAGCAGAGAGAAAAAATAGAAGATTCTTAGGTCAAGAGATAGAGGTTATGATAGATGGAGTATCTAGTGAAAGTGAGTACTTACTAGAGGGAAGAACAAGAGGACAAGCATTAGAGATAGATGGAAAGGTTCTTACAACTGATGGAACTGCAAGACCAGGAGAGATAGTAAAAGTAAAGGTTGAGCAAAATTTTGAATATGATTTTGTTGGACCAATAGTTGAGAACGAAAAATAG